The genomic window GCTGGAGGACTTCCTGAGCTGAGCCCGCGAACCATCGCGGTCCTCAGCCGCAACGCAGGCCACAACGCCCCAGACCTCTCGGGTCTGGGGCGTTCTTGCGTCTGAACTGTCCGGCATGGGCGACACGCCGTGCCGGGGACCTCACGGCTAGTGGCTCGATCCCGCGCCGAGGAGGTCCAGGATCCGCTCAAGGTCGTCGATCGAGGCGAACTCGACGGTGACCTTGCCCTTGCGACGGCCCATCGCGATCCCGACACGGGTGTCGAGCCGATCAGCAAGGCGGGCGGCCCGCTCCTCGAGCTCTGGCTGCGGCTCGCGCGGCGCCGCCCCCCGCCGCCGGGTCGGCTCGCCACCCTCGCCCAGCACCACGATCTCCTCGACCGAGCGCACCGACAGGCCTTCAGCCGCGATCCGCTGCGCCAGGCGCTCCATCGCGGCCCCGTCCGGCAGGCCCAGGAGGGCCCGGGCGTGCCCGGCGCTGAGCACGCCGGCTGCCACGCGCCGCTGCACCAGGGGCGGCAGCTTGAGCAGGCGCAGAGTGTTGCTGATCTGCGGACGCGAGCGCTTGATCCGTCCGGCGAGCTCATCGTGGGTGCAGCCAAAGTCGTCGAGCAGCTGCTGATAGGCGGCAGCTTCCTCCAGCGGGTTGAGCTGCGCGCGGTGCAGGTTCTCGAGCAACGCGTCCCGCAGCATGTCGTCGTCGCCTGTGACCCGCACGATCGCCGGGATCGTCGCGTTCCCGATGTTCTGCGAGGCACGCAGCCGCCGCTCGCCCATGATGAGCTCGTAGCCGGTCGCAGTAGGCCGCACCACCACCGGTTGGAGCACCCCGATCTCACGGATGCTGTGCTCGAGCTCCGCCAGGTCGTCCTCGTCGAAGACCTGGCGCGGTTGGCGTGAGTTCGGCACGATCCGCTCGATCGGCAGATCCGCGAAGTGCGCGCCGGGGACCGGCGTGAGCTCTGCCTGACCAGCGTCCGCCGGTGCGCCGTCCTGCGGCCGTGCTTCGTCCTGGTCCGACGCCGCCATTGCGTCCGTCCCGATGTCATCGGTCTCGGTGGGTGCCGTCCCGGCGTCGTCGGTGGCGCTGGGTGCCGTCCCGATGTCATCGGCGTCGATGCGTGCCGTCCCCGCGTCGTCGGTGCGCGTCCGGAGTAGGTCGTCGATACTTGTCTCCGAGCCAGCTGGAGCAGTGGTCACACCGTCCTGACCTGCGGAAATGGGAACCGTGGGCCGTGGGAAGAACACGTCGCTGGGCCGGTCAGCGGTGGCCGGAGCCGTCGGGATCAGGGCTCCTAGACCGCGCCCCAGTCCTCGTCGCCGCTCACTCATCTGTGCCACCTTCCTCTTGGGCCCGTGCCGCACGAGCAATCTCCTTGGCCGCCTCGAGATAGCAGAGGGCGCCACTGCTGATCGGGTCATAGGTGATGACGGTCTCCCCATGACTGGGCGCCTCGCTGATCCGCACCGACCGTGGGATGGAGGTGCGCAGCACCGTGTCGGTGAAGTGCGCTCGCACCTCGTCGGCCACCTGGGCCGACAGGCGGGTGCGTCCGTCAAACATGGTGAGCAAGATGTGCGACACCTGCAGGGACGGGTTGAGGTGCTCCTTGATGAGCTCGATATTGGTGAGCAGCTGACTCAGCCCCTCGAGTGCGTAGTACTCGCACTGGATCGGGATGAGCACTTCGGAGCCAGCCACGAACGAGTTGATGGTCAGCAGGCCCAGGCTCGGCGGACAGTCGATGAAGACGTAGTCGATGGGGTCGCCCGTGGCGGCCCGCTCATCGAGGAAGACCCGGACAGCCTTGCGCAGACGGCCCTCTCGGGCCACCATCGGGACGAGCTCGATCTCGGCGCCCGCCAGGTCGACCGTGGCGGGAGCGCACCAGAGCCCGGGGAGCGATGGGCTCTCCTGGACGACGTCTGCGAGTGCCGTGCCGTCGATCAACACGTCATAGACGCCGGCCACGTCGCCCGTGTGCGGGATGCCGAGTGCGGTGCTCGCGTTGCCCTGAGGGTCCATATCGACCACGAGGACCTTCAGGCCCGACTGGCTCAGCGCTGCGGCCATGTTCACCGCTGTGGTGGTCTTCCCGACCCCGCCCTTCTGGTTGGCGACAGTGAGCACCCGCGTCTGCCGCGGACGAGGCAGCTCGCTGAGTCGGTTGCCAGCTGGCTCCACCGCTGCGGTGTCCGTGTCGGGCACTTCCACCGACTTGCCCATGGTCTGCGGTGCCGGGGCCGTGGTTTCACGTGAAACGTCCACTTCTGGGCTGTTGATGAGGGCCGCTTCTGCCTCAGGATGGAGCGCTGTTTCACGTGAAACGTCGGGCACGCCGGCCCTCGCCGCGGGGGTCGTATCCGCCTCGTAAGCCTGGGGGGTTTCACGTGAAACATCGCGGTCACACGGCCACCCGACCGGCGTCGGAGTGGACAAGCGGCCGTCGGGTTCCTCCGACTGGGGCCATCCGAGCCGGGCGCCGTAGGCCGCGTGAACAGCCGTCCTGGCCGCCGGGGCCCTGCGCGTCAACGTCTTCATCGTGCTCATCCTCTCCCGTCACGCGCCGAATCCCGGGACCCGCGCCGTGTCGAGGACCCCGCGCTGCGTGCCGTCGACCCAGACCTGCCGGACGTGGGGGCGGCCCTGCGGG from Ornithinimicrobium cryptoxanthini includes these protein-coding regions:
- a CDS encoding ParB/RepB/Spo0J family partition protein, encoding MSERRRGLGRGLGALIPTAPATADRPSDVFFPRPTVPISAGQDGVTTAPAGSETSIDDLLRTRTDDAGTARIDADDIGTAPSATDDAGTAPTETDDIGTDAMAASDQDEARPQDGAPADAGQAELTPVPGAHFADLPIERIVPNSRQPRQVFDEDDLAELEHSIREIGVLQPVVVRPTATGYELIMGERRLRASQNIGNATIPAIVRVTGDDDMLRDALLENLHRAQLNPLEEAAAYQQLLDDFGCTHDELAGRIKRSRPQISNTLRLLKLPPLVQRRVAAGVLSAGHARALLGLPDGAAMERLAQRIAAEGLSVRSVEEIVVLGEGGEPTRRRGAAPREPQPELEERAARLADRLDTRVGIAMGRRKGKVTVEFASIDDLERILDLLGAGSSH
- a CDS encoding ParA family protein, whose product is MPDVSRETALHPEAEAALINSPEVDVSRETTAPAPQTMGKSVEVPDTDTAAVEPAGNRLSELPRPRQTRVLTVANQKGGVGKTTTAVNMAAALSQSGLKVLVVDMDPQGNASTALGIPHTGDVAGVYDVLIDGTALADVVQESPSLPGLWCAPATVDLAGAEIELVPMVAREGRLRKAVRVFLDERAATGDPIDYVFIDCPPSLGLLTINSFVAGSEVLIPIQCEYYALEGLSQLLTNIELIKEHLNPSLQVSHILLTMFDGRTRLSAQVADEVRAHFTDTVLRTSIPRSVRISEAPSHGETVITYDPISSGALCYLEAAKEIARAARAQEEGGTDE